One window from the genome of Deinococcus sp. NW-56 encodes:
- a CDS encoding aminodeoxychorismate/anthranilate synthase component II yields the protein MTPNAPLSVLLIDNYDSFTYNLVQYLGELECEVTVWRNDAFTLDDVRALGPDAIVVSPGPCTPREAGQSVAVIRKLGPQVPTLGVCLGHQSIGEAFGARVERARRPVHGKTSPVRHEGTGLFAGLPEEVAVTRYHSLVVRDLPAELVPVAWTTDPEEEVLMALRHRDYPVYGVQFHPESVATEGGMALLANFLTLVREHRAGVGA from the coding sequence ATGACCCCCAATGCTCCCCTATCTGTCCTGCTGATCGACAACTACGACTCCTTCACGTACAACCTCGTTCAGTACCTCGGCGAGTTGGAATGTGAAGTCACCGTCTGGCGCAACGACGCCTTCACGCTGGATGACGTGCGGGCGCTTGGGCCCGACGCCATCGTCGTCTCACCCGGTCCCTGCACGCCGCGCGAGGCGGGGCAAAGTGTGGCCGTGATCCGCAAACTCGGGCCGCAGGTCCCCACGCTGGGTGTCTGCCTGGGGCACCAGAGCATCGGAGAGGCGTTCGGGGCGCGGGTGGAGCGGGCGCGGCGGCCGGTGCACGGCAAGACCAGCCCGGTGCGGCATGAGGGCACGGGCCTCTTCGCAGGACTGCCGGAGGAAGTGGCCGTCACCCGCTACCATTCGCTGGTGGTCCGTGACCTGCCCGCCGAACTCGTGCCCGTCGCCTGGACGACCGATCCCGAAGAGGAGGTGCTGATGGCCCTGCGCCACCGCGATTACCCCGTCTACGGGGTGCAGTTTCACCCCGAATCGGTCGCCACCGAGGGCGGGATGGCCCTGCTCGCCAACTTCCTGACGCTGGTGCGCGAGCACCGGGCCGGGGTGGGCGCATGA
- the trpE gene encoding anthranilate synthase component I → MTQTYPQPLAVAVQELNADLDTPVTAYLKVARGEAVSFLLESVEAGEKLGRYSFIGVGEAGRFTYRNGRVTSSGVFGDSDGPETDPLARLYAAATRPAPLPEGLPAFIGGAVGYAAYDVVRAYERLPDSNPDELNVPDALFVAPRGMVIFDHLRHRLNVVATAEAQADADAVVADLAARLRGPLPEVPGRDPAPAPHFTSNFTPEGFMAAVERALEYIRAGDIFQVVPSQRFSAELGELHPFALYRALRRVNPSPYLGYLALGDVTLVASSPESLLRSDGHALVTRPIAGTRRRGATPGEDEALAAELLADEKERAEHLMLVDLGRNDLGRVSRYGTVRVQDAFSVERYSHVMHIVSTVTGELAPGQTPLHALASVLPMGTVSGAPKIRAMEIIEELEPVRRGPYGGAFGYIALDGSLDMALTLRTMVIAGGRVHIQAGAGVVADSDPASEEAETRGKAAALMWAVELAAGGL, encoded by the coding sequence ATGACCCAGACGTATCCCCAGCCCCTCGCCGTCGCCGTGCAGGAACTCAACGCCGACCTCGACACGCCCGTCACGGCCTACCTCAAGGTGGCGCGGGGGGAGGCGGTCAGCTTCCTGCTGGAGAGTGTGGAAGCGGGCGAGAAGCTGGGCCGCTATTCGTTCATCGGGGTGGGGGAGGCCGGGCGCTTTACGTACCGGAATGGACGGGTGACGAGTTCGGGCGTGTTCGGGGACTCCGACGGCCCCGAGACCGACCCCCTGGCTCGGTTGTACGCGGCGGCGACCCGGCCCGCGCCGCTGCCAGAGGGTTTGCCCGCCTTTATCGGCGGTGCAGTGGGCTATGCGGCCTACGACGTGGTGCGGGCCTACGAGCGCCTGCCAGACAGCAATCCCGACGAGCTGAACGTACCCGACGCCCTCTTCGTCGCCCCGCGCGGCATGGTGATTTTCGACCACCTGCGACACCGCCTGAACGTGGTGGCGACCGCCGAAGCCCAGGCCGACGCCGACGCGGTGGTCGCCGACCTCGCCGCCCGGCTGCGCGGTCCCCTGCCCGAGGTGCCCGGCCGCGACCCGGCCCCCGCGCCCCACTTCACTAGCAATTTCACCCCGGAAGGCTTCATGGCTGCCGTCGAGCGGGCGCTGGAGTACATCCGCGCCGGGGACATCTTTCAGGTGGTGCCCTCGCAGCGTTTCAGCGCCGAACTGGGGGAGCTGCACCCCTTTGCCCTGTACCGCGCCCTGCGGCGAGTCAATCCCAGCCCCTACCTGGGCTACCTCGCGCTGGGGGACGTGACCCTGGTGGCCTCCAGCCCGGAGAGCCTGCTGCGCTCGGACGGTCACGCGCTCGTCACCCGGCCTATCGCCGGAACGCGGCGGCGCGGGGCCACGCCGGGGGAGGACGAAGCGCTCGCCGCCGAACTTCTCGCCGACGAGAAGGAGCGGGCCGAGCACCTGATGCTGGTGGACCTCGGGCGCAACGACCTGGGGCGGGTCAGCCGCTACGGGACGGTGCGGGTGCAGGACGCCTTCTCGGTCGAGCGCTACAGCCACGTCATGCATATCGTCTCTACCGTGACGGGCGAGCTGGCACCGGGGCAGACGCCGCTGCACGCCCTGGCCTCCGTGCTGCCGATGGGCACGGTGTCGGGCGCTCCCAAGATTCGCGCGATGGAGATTATCGAGGAACTCGAACCCGTGCGCCGGGGACCATATGGCGGCGCGTTCGGCTATATCGCCCTCGATGGCAGCCTCGACATGGCCCTCACGCTGCGGACGATGGTGATCGCGGGCGGCCGGGTTCATATCCAGGCCGGAGCCGGGGTAGTGGCCGACAGCGATCCGGCCAGCGAGGAGGCCGAGACGCGGGGCAAGGCGGCGGCGCTGATGTGGGCCGTCGAGCTGGCGGCGGGGGGGCTATGA
- a CDS encoding 1,4-alpha-glucan branching enzyme, producing MSAPHLPLPLDHEHLQKLVTADLVRPDHLLGAHPVREGEVDGVRFAVWAPNARHVSVVGDFNGWNGSSHPLTRLDFGFWGAFVPGASAGQRYKFRVTGADGRTVDKSDPYGQHMELRPNTASVVWQPAFEWTDGDWMAARGVDYDRPVSIYEAHVGSWARRDDGGFLNYRELAHRLADYVTWLGYTHVELLGVMEHPFDGSWGYQVTGYYAPTSRLGTPDDFAYLVNHLHGRGVGVLLDWVPGHFPTDESGLARFDGAALYEYADPRKGFHHDWNTYIFDYGRNEVVMFLIGSALKWLQDFHVDGLRVDAVASMLYLDFSRTEWVPNIHGGRENLEAIAFLKRLNEVVHHMAPGAVMVAEESTSFPGVTAPTPFGLGFDYKWAMGWMNDSLFYFEQDPLWRKYHHHKLTFFNAYRTSEKFILAISHDEVVHLKKSLVMKMPGDWYAQRAGYRAFLALMWTTPGKKLLFMGQEFAQPTEWNHDVSLPWHLAEHPDHRGVLELVRRLNGLYVGRPDLHTGDMLDEGMLWVSADDTEASVYAYIRRDPQGGTWSLVVANLTPVYREAYPVGVPQGGGYRVVLSTDDGEFGGFGTQQPDLTAREEGWHGQTHHLRLNLPPLSVLVLEPDPA from the coding sequence ATGAGTGCCCCCCACCTGCCCCTTCCCCTGGACCACGAGCACCTGCAAAAGCTGGTCACCGCCGACCTCGTGCGGCCCGACCACCTGCTGGGGGCGCACCCGGTGCGGGAGGGGGAGGTGGACGGGGTGCGGTTCGCGGTCTGGGCGCCGAACGCGAGGCACGTCAGCGTGGTGGGGGACTTCAACGGCTGGAACGGCTCCTCGCACCCCCTGACGCGCCTCGACTTCGGCTTCTGGGGCGCCTTCGTGCCGGGGGCCTCGGCGGGGCAGCGCTACAAGTTCCGGGTCACGGGTGCGGACGGGCGCACGGTGGACAAGTCCGACCCCTACGGGCAGCACATGGAGTTGCGGCCGAATACGGCCAGCGTGGTCTGGCAGCCCGCCTTCGAGTGGACCGACGGCGACTGGATGGCGGCGCGGGGCGTGGACTACGACCGTCCGGTCAGCATCTACGAGGCCCACGTCGGCTCGTGGGCGCGGCGAGACGACGGCGGCTTCCTGAACTACCGCGAGCTGGCGCACCGGCTGGCCGACTACGTGACGTGGCTGGGCTACACCCACGTCGAGCTGCTGGGCGTGATGGAGCATCCTTTCGACGGCTCGTGGGGCTATCAGGTCACGGGCTACTACGCCCCGACGAGCCGCCTGGGCACGCCCGACGACTTCGCCTACCTCGTCAACCACCTGCATGGGCGCGGCGTCGGCGTCCTTCTCGACTGGGTGCCCGGCCATTTCCCCACCGACGAGTCGGGCCTCGCCCGCTTCGATGGAGCGGCGCTGTACGAGTACGCCGACCCCCGCAAGGGCTTCCACCACGACTGGAACACGTACATCTTCGACTACGGCCGCAACGAGGTCGTGATGTTCCTGATCGGCTCGGCCCTGAAGTGGCTCCAGGACTTCCACGTGGACGGCCTGCGGGTGGACGCGGTGGCCTCCATGCTGTACCTCGACTTCTCGCGCACGGAATGGGTGCCCAACATTCACGGCGGACGCGAGAATCTGGAGGCCATCGCCTTTCTGAAGCGGCTGAACGAGGTCGTGCATCACATGGCCCCCGGTGCCGTGATGGTCGCGGAGGAGAGCACCTCCTTTCCCGGCGTGACGGCCCCCACGCCCTTCGGCCTGGGCTTCGACTACAAGTGGGCGATGGGCTGGATGAACGACAGCCTCTTTTACTTCGAGCAGGACCCGCTGTGGCGCAAGTACCACCACCACAAGCTGACCTTTTTTAACGCCTACCGCACCTCCGAGAAGTTCATCCTGGCGATCAGCCACGACGAGGTGGTGCACCTCAAGAAATCGCTCGTCATGAAGATGCCCGGCGACTGGTACGCGCAGCGGGCGGGCTACCGGGCCTTCCTGGCGCTGATGTGGACCACCCCCGGCAAGAAGCTGCTGTTCATGGGCCAGGAGTTCGCGCAGCCCACCGAGTGGAACCATGACGTGTCGCTGCCCTGGCACCTCGCCGAGCACCCGGACCACCGGGGCGTGCTGGAGCTGGTGCGGCGGCTCAACGGCCTGTACGTGGGGCGCCCTGACCTCCACACCGGGGACATGCTCGACGAGGGGATGCTGTGGGTCAGTGCCGACGACACCGAGGCCAGCGTGTACGCCTATATCCGCCGTGACCCGCAGGGGGGGACGTGGAGCCTGGTCGTCGCCAACCTCACCCCCGTCTACCGCGAGGCCTATCCGGTGGGCGTGCCCCAGGGCGGCGGCTACCGTGTGGTGCTCTCCACTGACGACGGCGAGTTCGGCGGCTTCGGCACCCAGCAGCCCGACCTCACCGCGCGGGAGGAGGGCTGGCACGGGCAGACGCATCACCTGCGGCTGAACCTGCCGCCCCTGAGCGTGCTGGTGCTGGAGCCGGACCCCGCATGA
- the trpD gene encoding anthranilate phosphoribosyltransferase, giving the protein MTAPTDPRTLHLRLMNGEALSQTEAAAFMREVMEGSVSGVRLAAALAALRVRGETPEEIAGFAQAMRENAVHVQVEPRDVLLDVVGTGGDGAHTFNISTTTAFVVAAAGVPVAKHGNRAASSRAGSADVLEALGVNLDAPPEVVADGINRLGIGFMFARNYHPALRHAAPVRAELAARTVFNILGPLSNPAGATHLVVGVYRPELTRTLAEVLRLLGAKGATVVYGDGLDEFTVCGPNTVSGLREGEVIDRVVSAAETGVTEHPRAAIVGGTPAENAEITRALLTGGGTPAQRDIVALNAGAALRTAGRVASIREGVAQAREVMASGAAWDLLQRYAAHTRR; this is encoded by the coding sequence ATGACCGCTCCCACCGACCCCCGCACCCTGCACCTGCGGCTGATGAACGGCGAGGCGCTCTCGCAGACCGAGGCCGCCGCCTTCATGCGCGAGGTGATGGAGGGGAGCGTCAGTGGGGTGCGCCTCGCCGCCGCCCTGGCCGCCCTGCGCGTGCGCGGCGAGACGCCGGAGGAGATCGCGGGCTTCGCGCAGGCGATGCGGGAGAATGCCGTCCACGTGCAGGTCGAGCCGCGCGACGTGCTCCTCGACGTGGTGGGCACGGGCGGCGACGGTGCCCACACCTTCAACATCAGCACGACGACCGCCTTCGTGGTGGCTGCCGCCGGGGTGCCCGTCGCCAAGCACGGCAACCGTGCCGCGAGCAGCCGGGCCGGAAGCGCGGACGTGCTCGAAGCGCTGGGGGTCAACCTCGACGCCCCGCCAGAGGTCGTTGCGGACGGCATCAACCGCCTGGGCATCGGTTTCATGTTCGCCCGCAATTACCACCCGGCCCTGCGGCACGCCGCGCCCGTCCGTGCTGAACTCGCTGCCCGTACTGTCTTCAACATCCTGGGGCCGCTGTCCAATCCGGCCGGGGCCACCCACCTCGTCGTGGGGGTCTACCGCCCGGAACTGACGCGTACGCTGGCCGAGGTGCTGCGGCTGCTGGGCGCGAAGGGGGCTACTGTCGTCTACGGCGACGGCCTCGACGAGTTCACGGTCTGCGGCCCCAACACGGTGTCGGGGTTGCGGGAGGGCGAGGTGATCGACCGGGTGGTGTCTGCCGCCGAGACGGGCGTGACTGAGCATCCCCGCGCGGCCATCGTGGGCGGCACTCCCGCCGAGAACGCCGAGATCACCCGCGCCCTGCTGACGGGGGGCGGCACCCCGGCCCAGCGCGACATCGTGGCGCTGAACGCGGGCGCAGCGCTGAGGACCGCCGGACGAGTCGCCAGCATCCGCGAAGGAGTAGCTCAGGCCCGCGAGGTCATGGCGAGCGGCGCGGCCTGGGACCTGCTCCAGCGGTACGCGGCGCACACGCGGCGGTAG
- a CDS encoding methyltransferase domain-containing protein: MPDHPRPELPPEAFRRVDETPDERFYAQPRFVTHIDDAAIAAVTQLYREYFPPGGHVLDLMSSWVSHLPPEVEYAGVTGLGLNRAELERNPRLTRRVVQNLNTDPSLPFETASFDGCGICVSIDYLTDPMTVLREVGRVLKPGAPVVITFSNRCFPTKAVAVWHALDDAGHVALVQELLRMAGNFRDIAGLDRSPRLGRSDPLYAVVGRAVHGEE; encoded by the coding sequence ATGCCCGATCACCCCCGCCCAGAGCTGCCGCCCGAAGCCTTCCGCCGGGTGGACGAGACGCCCGACGAACGCTTCTACGCCCAGCCCCGCTTCGTGACCCACATTGACGATGCGGCGATTGCCGCCGTCACGCAGCTTTACCGCGAGTACTTTCCTCCGGGCGGCCACGTCCTCGACCTGATGAGTTCCTGGGTGAGCCACCTCCCGCCTGAGGTCGAGTACGCGGGCGTGACGGGATTGGGCCTGAACCGCGCCGAACTGGAGCGCAATCCCCGCCTGACGCGGCGGGTGGTGCAGAACCTCAACACGGACCCCTCTCTGCCCTTCGAGACAGCGAGCTTCGACGGCTGCGGGATTTGCGTTTCGATCGACTACCTGACAGACCCCATGACCGTGCTGCGCGAGGTCGGGCGGGTGCTGAAGCCGGGGGCGCCCGTCGTCATCACCTTTTCCAACCGCTGCTTCCCGACGAAGGCGGTCGCGGTCTGGCACGCTCTGGACGACGCAGGCCACGTCGCGCTGGTACAGGAACTGCTGCGAATGGCGGGAAATTTCCGGGACATTGCGGGCCTGGACCGCAGTCCCCGGCTGGGGCGCTCGGACCCGCTGTATGCGGTGGTGGGGCGGGCGGTGCACGGGGAGGAGTAA